A single Flavobacterium sp. 1 DNA region contains:
- a CDS encoding helix-turn-helix domain-containing protein: MKTFSIKKNIKSLRELKNYTQEYMAEQLGITQAGYSKIEKGKTDLSYKKLEEIARILGVSVEAIITFDTQKYFNSFNNINGDYNGSILINSDVCPMITKLYEDKIELLEKLLIKTDSELEQYRKKYGPL; this comes from the coding sequence ATGAAAACTTTTTCTATAAAAAAAAATATTAAAAGCCTAAGAGAGTTGAAAAATTATACTCAAGAATACATGGCAGAACAGCTGGGAATTACACAAGCAGGCTATAGTAAAATAGAAAAAGGAAAAACAGATTTGAGTTACAAGAAATTAGAAGAGATTGCTCGTATTTTAGGAGTTAGCGTCGAAGCAATCATTACATTTGATACACAAAAATATTTCAATAGTTTCAATAATATAAATGGAGATTATAACGGCAGTATCCTTATCAATTCAGATGTCTGCCCAATGATAACAAAACTATATGAAGATAAAATTGAGCTTTTAGAAAAACTCCTCATAAAAACCGATTCAGAATTAGAACAGTATAGAAAAAAATATGGTCCATTATAG
- a CDS encoding metalloregulator ArsR/SmtB family transcription factor, with amino-acid sequence MNLRRDVFQAIADPTRRAILMLVTTQSMTAGTIASNFDTARPTVSKHLQILTECDLLTAEQSGREIYYHLNAKKMKEIADFIEPFRKMWDDRFNKLEDIMKNYKPKE; translated from the coding sequence ATGAATTTAAGAAGAGACGTTTTTCAGGCAATTGCCGATCCCACACGCAGAGCAATACTGATGCTGGTAACTACACAATCGATGACAGCGGGAACAATTGCATCCAATTTTGACACGGCAAGACCAACGGTTTCAAAACATCTACAAATTTTAACCGAATGTGACCTGCTCACTGCCGAACAAAGCGGAAGGGAAATCTACTACCATCTGAATGCAAAAAAAATGAAAGAGATAGCCGATTTTATAGAACCTTTCCGAAAAATGTGGGATGACCGATTTAATAAACTGGAAGACATTATGAAAAATTACAAACCAAAAGAATAA
- a CDS encoding SRPBCC domain-containing protein — MELKTKINAVDGKQELVITRAFDLPLELLFKAYAEPEIVAQWMGTKVLKLENKNHGSYQFETTDPKGNKHSFNGTIHEFILNEKITRTFEMSNTPFGVQLEFLEFEKVTDSTSKLTMHVVYKSVEIRDQILKLPFAQGINMAHNRLQEIVNQLK; from the coding sequence ATGGAACTAAAAACAAAAATCAATGCCGTTGACGGCAAGCAGGAATTAGTGATCACAAGAGCATTTGATCTGCCTTTGGAATTACTGTTCAAAGCCTATGCAGAACCCGAAATTGTCGCGCAGTGGATGGGAACAAAAGTGCTGAAACTTGAAAACAAAAATCACGGCAGTTATCAATTTGAAACTACTGATCCTAAAGGAAACAAACATAGCTTTAACGGAACAATCCATGAGTTTATCCTTAACGAAAAAATCACAAGAACATTTGAAATGAGCAATACCCCCTTTGGCGTTCAGCTGGAATTTTTAGAATTTGAAAAAGTGACTGACAGCACCAGCAAACTCACCATGCACGTGGTTTATAAATCAGTCGAAATCAGAGACCAGATTCTAAAACTTCCATTCGCACAAGGAATAAATATGGCGCATAACCGCCTGCAGGAAATCGTAAACCAATTAAAATAA
- a CDS encoding DoxX family protein: MTKKNRIIYWTATALLSVGMLGSGISQLLHTKEMNELIAHTGYPMYFMNIIGVWKILGVIAILIPKNKLLKEWAYAGFFFLMTGALFSHLAMGDAGKAIFGPLFQTIFIILSWYFRPTDRKLTAVN, from the coding sequence ATGACAAAGAAAAACAGAATAATTTATTGGACAGCCACAGCACTTTTGTCTGTTGGCATGTTAGGAAGCGGTATATCACAGTTGCTGCACACCAAAGAAATGAATGAACTTATTGCCCACACTGGCTATCCAATGTACTTTATGAACATTATCGGCGTTTGGAAAATCCTTGGAGTTATCGCTATTTTAATCCCAAAAAACAAACTCTTAAAAGAATGGGCATACGCAGGATTCTTTTTCCTGATGACGGGCGCATTATTTTCGCATTTGGCAATGGGCGATGCCGGGAAAGCTATTTTTGGACCGCTTTTTCAAACCATTTTTATAATTCTGTCTTGGTATTTCAGACCAACTGACAGAAAGTTAACTGCAGTAAATTAA
- a CDS encoding LuxR C-terminal-related transcriptional regulator — MFLHTIEGTTQGSTINQITEKMFVSPDTIKYYRRKIFEIFEVKNFAEALSFAIDNKII, encoded by the coding sequence GTGTTTTTGCACACGATTGAGGGAACTACTCAAGGGTCAACGATAAATCAGATTACAGAAAAAATGTTTGTTTCTCCTGATACCATAAAATATTACAGAAGAAAAATTTTCGAAATTTTTGAGGTTAAAAATTTCGCAGAAGCCCTTTCTTTTGCCATAGACAATAAGATTATTTAA
- a CDS encoding T9SS type A sorting domain-containing protein: protein MASIQIWAQTVTINESSGWLESAFVKWTPVSGAGSYNVYYSGGGETNKKIDTQLIRSYGSYYRADVPGLTAGSYTLTVKPVISGNEGTGTTTGNLTVVAQDRNGFAFDSGRIPGGYKANGTPKDNAVILYVTQNTKNTISMNITGASTNPCVGLQNILYAIKKGQDARPFIIRLIGNITDMSVMEGGDIVIENSNNASSYLTLEGVGTDAVANGWGVRLKSASNIEVSNIGVMNCNSTAGDNIGMQQDNDHIWVHNCDLFYGDAGSDADQIKGDGALDNKSSTYVTLAYNHFWDSGKASLLGLSEGTTTGLYITYHHNWFDHSDSRHPRVRYYSAHIYNNYYDGNSKYGAGSTLGSSLFMEGNFFRNCKYPMLTSKQGTDIFYDSTGTFSGEAGGTIKAFNNTMTGQTRYVPYNATNYPVEFDAIETATRGEVISSSIKSKLGANSYNNFDTNTAFYVKNLVIDQPAVAQTKVVQYAGRVSGGDLKWTFDNAVDDASSLVITAFKSALTNYNTTLVSVQGETTPAGSQTLTSTANNNQTVTSGTAIGSIVFTWGGDATDATVTGLPASGISFVKNTTAKTITITGTPTATVTYSISTTGTAGTPATGSGTITVTASGTQTLTSSANNNQTVTSGTAIGSIVFTWGGNATDATVTGLPASGISFVKNTTAKTITISGTPTATLSYSISTTGAGTPATGSGTITVTTVSSGNEIHNFTTSGKVSSFYTITGNMNSTDGSATYNGLTLTKRLKIESSTTITFTTTAASTLTLVFDPTFSGTIKINNISYTASAGIVSASLSAGANTILKGSVANLFYIETKYNTTLRTAQKTKAAQSTEATNLVLYPNPVTNQLNITPSNQKIESIMIYNMTGTLVKSSSNTESIDVSNLSIGNYLVKVTTDKETFVKTIAKK, encoded by the coding sequence TTGGCCTCGATCCAAATCTGGGCACAGACAGTTACTATTAATGAATCGTCAGGATGGCTAGAATCTGCCTTTGTAAAATGGACTCCCGTTTCTGGAGCTGGCAGCTACAATGTATATTACTCCGGTGGCGGAGAAACCAACAAAAAAATTGACACACAACTTATCCGCAGTTATGGTTCTTATTATCGTGCCGATGTACCTGGTCTCACTGCGGGCTCTTATACTCTTACTGTAAAACCCGTTATTTCAGGAAATGAAGGCACGGGAACCACAACAGGCAATTTAACCGTTGTGGCTCAAGACCGTAATGGTTTTGCTTTTGACAGCGGTCGAATTCCCGGAGGATATAAAGCCAATGGGACTCCAAAAGACAATGCCGTAATTCTTTATGTTACCCAAAATACCAAAAACACAATTTCGATGAATATCACTGGTGCCAGCACAAATCCTTGTGTTGGCTTGCAAAATATTTTATATGCTATTAAAAAGGGACAAGACGCGCGTCCGTTTATCATTCGTTTGATTGGAAATATTACCGATATGTCTGTAATGGAAGGCGGAGATATTGTTATTGAAAATTCAAATAATGCATCATCCTACCTTACTCTGGAAGGCGTTGGCACAGATGCAGTTGCCAATGGCTGGGGTGTTCGTCTTAAATCAGCATCGAATATCGAAGTCAGCAATATCGGAGTTATGAACTGCAACAGTACAGCAGGAGACAATATTGGAATGCAGCAGGACAATGATCATATTTGGGTTCACAATTGCGATTTATTCTATGGTGATGCCGGTAGTGACGCTGACCAAATAAAAGGCGATGGCGCATTAGACAATAAATCATCAACTTATGTAACATTGGCTTACAACCACTTTTGGGATAGTGGAAAAGCCAGTCTTTTAGGCTTAAGCGAAGGAACTACAACCGGTTTATATATTACGTATCACCATAACTGGTTCGATCATTCTGATTCTCGCCACCCAAGGGTTCGTTACTATTCAGCACACATTTATAACAACTATTATGACGGAAATTCTAAATATGGAGCAGGATCAACATTAGGTTCTTCATTATTTATGGAAGGGAATTTTTTCCGCAATTGTAAATACCCTATGCTTACTTCTAAACAAGGCACTGATATATTTTATGATTCTACAGGTACTTTTTCTGGTGAAGCTGGAGGAACAATTAAAGCATTTAATAATACAATGACTGGTCAAACACGCTATGTTCCATACAATGCCACTAATTATCCTGTTGAATTTGACGCTATTGAAACAGCAACCAGAGGTGAAGTTATCAGCAGCAGCATTAAATCGAAACTTGGAGCCAATTCATACAATAACTTTGATACCAATACTGCATTCTATGTTAAAAATTTGGTGATAGATCAGCCTGCAGTTGCCCAAACTAAAGTAGTTCAATACGCAGGACGTGTTTCTGGCGGTGATCTAAAATGGACTTTTGACAATGCCGTAGATGATGCATCATCACTTGTAATTACAGCATTTAAGTCTGCACTTACGAATTATAACACAACATTAGTTTCAGTACAAGGAGAAACTACACCCGCAGGCAGTCAGACACTAACTTCAACTGCCAATAACAATCAAACAGTAACGAGTGGCACTGCGATTGGCTCAATTGTTTTCACCTGGGGTGGAGATGCAACCGATGCAACCGTGACTGGATTACCTGCATCAGGAATTAGTTTTGTAAAAAACACCACAGCCAAAACAATAACTATAACAGGAACTCCAACAGCTACAGTTACTTATTCTATTAGCACAACAGGTACCGCAGGTACTCCTGCAACTGGATCAGGAACCATCACGGTTACGGCATCAGGTACTCAAACACTAACTTCAAGTGCCAACAATAACCAAACAGTAACGAGTGGCACTGCGATTGGCTCAATTGTTTTCACTTGGGGTGGAAATGCAACCGATGCTACTGTGACTGGATTACCTGCATCAGGAATTAGTTTTGTAAAAAACACTACAGCCAAAACAATAACTATCTCAGGAACTCCAACGGCTACTTTATCATATTCCATTAGTACTACCGGTGCAGGAACACCTGCAACTGGATCAGGAACTATAACAGTTACAACGGTTTCTTCCGGTAATGAAATACATAATTTCACAACATCAGGAAAAGTTAGCTCATTCTATACCATCACAGGAAATATGAATTCTACTGACGGATCAGCAACATATAATGGTTTGACATTGACAAAGCGTTTAAAAATAGAGTCAAGCACAACTATAACTTTTACAACAACGGCTGCCTCAACATTAACTTTAGTGTTTGATCCTACTTTTTCTGGAACAATTAAGATTAACAATATATCCTACACTGCTTCGGCAGGAATAGTTAGCGCATCGCTTTCAGCTGGTGCAAATACTATACTCAAAGGATCTGTTGCGAACCTATTTTATATTGAGACTAAATACAATACTACATTACGTACTGCTCAAAAAACTAAAGCAGCACAAAGTACCGAAGCCACAAACTTGGTTTTATATCCAAATCCGGTAACGAACCAATTAAACATAACTCCTTCTAACCAGAAAATAGAAAGCATTATGATTTATAATATGACGGGAACATTAGTTAAAAGTTCAAGCAATACTGAATCTATCGATGTAAGTAACCTTAGTATTGGAAACTATTTGGTAAAAGTGACTACAGATAAAGAGACATTCGTTAAAACGATTGCTAAAAAATAA